TCCAAAGAGGTTACAAAGAGAATGGCCGTTGCGAGTTGCAAAGTCATTTTAGGCCAGAAGGTGTTTGATTTGGTTTCTTCCCACCAGATGGCAAAAGGAGATGTCCTTACTGTGGCCAAAATTGCGGGTGTCTGTGGAGCAAAGCAAACTAGCAATCTTATTCCGTTGTGCCACAACATTAACTTGACAAGTGTTTGTGTGGATTTGATATTAAATCCTCGTGATCTCAGCATTGAAATACGAGGTGAAGCCGCCTCAACAGGAAGAACTGGTGTGGAGATGGAAGCATTGACAGCAGTAACTGTTGCCGGTCTGACCGTGTATGATATGTGCAAAGCTGCTTCAAAGGATATTCTCCTCACGGATGTACGGCTTGAACACAAGAGTGGTGGTAAAAGTGGGGAATGGACCAGGGAAATTTGATTCTACGCTGGAAATGCACAATATGTACTCTGTCGACTTTTCTGTCATCTTGTTTACCATGTTAGAAGTAACTGAATATTGTGTTTGGAATCATATTTTTGTAATTGAATCAAAGCATCTCGAATTTAATGGATAGATGTAAATCAATCGCTTGCCATGCTGGTTACAAACTTAAAAATAGGATTAGTTGTGTTCATTTACAATGTGACATGTAGGTTTATCGTTAAAGCGAATAATTAATTAGTTCTCGATGCTATTCTCCAGTTATGGATTTTCCTTCACAAATTAACTCAGTTGACACAATTTCATCTGTTATCATCACATagaatgcatatatttttcaagATAAAGAACAAACTCGTAATTCAATGCTACAAATTTCAAATAGTTagtaaacaatattttaaaa
This genomic interval from Primulina huaijiensis isolate GDHJ02 chromosome 14, ASM1229523v2, whole genome shotgun sequence contains the following:
- the LOC140957563 gene encoding uncharacterized protein; translated protein: MFNVHPHFTCTPRNQARSVMFLCRVASKLKPPPSCTRFFTSDTSHDLSRAIAELNQAMECVFGEPPASSSSYNQAVSQESQFPSNNLTQKEPVSGLSHVDSKGAAQMVDISSKEVTKRMAVASCKVILGQKVFDLVSSHQMAKGDVLTVAKIAGVCGAKQTSNLIPLCHNINLTSVCVDLILNPRDLSIEIRGEAASTGRTGVEMEALTAVTVAGLTVYDMCKAASKDILLTDVRLEHKSGGKSGEWTREI